A DNA window from Suncus etruscus isolate mSunEtr1 chromosome 8, mSunEtr1.pri.cur, whole genome shotgun sequence contains the following coding sequences:
- the TIMM8B gene encoding mitochondrial import inner membrane translocase subunit Tim8 B → MRTPAGPFGSGERETMAELGEVGEAELQRLVAAEQQKAQFTAQVHHFMELCWDKCVDKPGNRLDSRTENCLSSCVDRFIDTTLAITSRFAQIVQKGGQ, encoded by the exons ATGCGCACGCCCGCCGGCCCCTTCGGATCTGGCGAACGCGAAACCATGGCGGAGTTGGGAGAGGTGGGTGAAGCCGAGTTGCAGCGCCTGGTCGCGGCCGAACAGCAGAAGGCGCAGTTCACGGCACAG GTACATCACTTCATGGAACTATGTTGGGACAAATGTGTGGATAAGCCTGGAAATCGTTTAGACTCTCGCACTGAAAATTGTCTTTCAAGCTGTGTGGACCGCTTCATTGACACTACTCTTGCTATTACCAGTCGTTTCGCCCAGATTGTACAGAAAGGAGGGCAATAG
- the NKAPD1 gene encoding uncharacterized protein NKAPD1 isoform X1: MSRVPLGKVLLRNVIRHTDAHNKIQEESDMWKIRELEKQMEDAYRRPKRKTLPSSSSRMRSDGFDEESQRDYWRPNNDISGTMEDDFLKTKSWNKRLYDCESNMPDRWGHSGYKELYPEEFETDSSDQQDITNGEKTSPQVKSSTHESHRHKKSKKSHKKKQKKKSHKKQKKSKKEATDTIAETSSECSEETGASSTRKRKQSHKRKKKSRKKSLKKSALCLETESDSDSQSDDASSSSEERDTKKTKRKKKEKKVHIPVINNEMQERTNRRTNWKVATDERSDESSEDD, translated from the exons ATGTCCCGGGTTCCACTGGGGAAAGTCCTCCTGAGGAATGTCATCCGACATACAGATGCACATAATAAG ATCCAGGAAGAATCAGATATGTGGAAAATAAGAGAACTGGAGAAACAAATGGAAGATGCATACCGGAGACCCAAAAGGAAAACGTTACCCAGTAGCTCAAG CCGAATGCGTAGTGACGGCTTTGATGAAGAAAGTCAGAGAGACTATTGGAGGCCAAATAATGACATTTCTGGGACAATGGAAGATGATTTTCTTAAGACTAAATCCTGGAATAAGAGGTTATATGATTGTGAATCTAACATGCCAGACAG ATGGGGTCACAGTGGTTATAAAGAGTTATACCCTGAAGAATTCGAAACAGACAG cagtGACCAGCAAGATATTACCAATGGGGAAAAAACATCTCCCCAGGTAAAATCATCTACTCATGAATCTCACAGAcacaagaaatcaaagaaatctcacaaaaaaaagcaaaaaaagaagtcacataaaaaacagaagaaaagcaaGAAGGAAGCCACAGATACAATTGCAGAAACTTCAAGTGAATGCTCCGAAGAAACTGGGGCTTCTAGTACCAGGAAAAGAAAGCAGTCACATAAACGTAAGAAAAAGTCCAGGAAAAAGTCTCTCAAAAAgtctgctctgtgcttagaaacagAAAGTGACTCAGATTCCCAGTCAGATGATGCATCTAGCAGCTCTGAGGAAAGAGACACTaagaaaaccaaaaggaaaaagaaagagaaaaaagttcatATCCCTGTCATTAACAATGAAATGCAGGAGAGGACAAACAGACGCACAAATTGGAAGGTGGCGACAGATGAAAGGTCAGATGAGAGTTCCGAAGATGACTGA
- the NKAPD1 gene encoding uncharacterized protein NKAPD1 isoform X2, whose amino-acid sequence MSRVPLGKVLLRNVIRHTDAHNKIQEESDMWKIRELEKQMEDAYRRPKRKTLPSSSSRMRSDGFDEESQRDYWRPNNDISGTMEDDFLKTKSWNKRLYDCESNMPDSSDQQDITNGEKTSPQVKSSTHESHRHKKSKKSHKKKQKKKSHKKQKKSKKEATDTIAETSSECSEETGASSTRKRKQSHKRKKKSRKKSLKKSALCLETESDSDSQSDDASSSSEERDTKKTKRKKKEKKVHIPVINNEMQERTNRRTNWKVATDERSDESSEDD is encoded by the exons ATGTCCCGGGTTCCACTGGGGAAAGTCCTCCTGAGGAATGTCATCCGACATACAGATGCACATAATAAG ATCCAGGAAGAATCAGATATGTGGAAAATAAGAGAACTGGAGAAACAAATGGAAGATGCATACCGGAGACCCAAAAGGAAAACGTTACCCAGTAGCTCAAG CCGAATGCGTAGTGACGGCTTTGATGAAGAAAGTCAGAGAGACTATTGGAGGCCAAATAATGACATTTCTGGGACAATGGAAGATGATTTTCTTAAGACTAAATCCTGGAATAAGAGGTTATATGATTGTGAATCTAACATGCCAGACAG cagtGACCAGCAAGATATTACCAATGGGGAAAAAACATCTCCCCAGGTAAAATCATCTACTCATGAATCTCACAGAcacaagaaatcaaagaaatctcacaaaaaaaagcaaaaaaagaagtcacataaaaaacagaagaaaagcaaGAAGGAAGCCACAGATACAATTGCAGAAACTTCAAGTGAATGCTCCGAAGAAACTGGGGCTTCTAGTACCAGGAAAAGAAAGCAGTCACATAAACGTAAGAAAAAGTCCAGGAAAAAGTCTCTCAAAAAgtctgctctgtgcttagaaacagAAAGTGACTCAGATTCCCAGTCAGATGATGCATCTAGCAGCTCTGAGGAAAGAGACACTaagaaaaccaaaaggaaaaagaaagagaaaaaagttcatATCCCTGTCATTAACAATGAAATGCAGGAGAGGACAAACAGACGCACAAATTGGAAGGTGGCGACAGATGAAAGGTCAGATGAGAGTTCCGAAGATGACTGA
- the NKAPD1 gene encoding uncharacterized protein NKAPD1 isoform X3 → MLGIKPGSCPASRMRSDGFDEESQRDYWRPNNDISGTMEDDFLKTKSWNKRLYDCESNMPDRWGHSGYKELYPEEFETDSSDQQDITNGEKTSPQVKSSTHESHRHKKSKKSHKKKQKKKSHKKQKKSKKEATDTIAETSSECSEETGASSTRKRKQSHKRKKKSRKKSLKKSALCLETESDSDSQSDDASSSSEERDTKKTKRKKKEKKVHIPVINNEMQERTNRRTNWKVATDERSDESSEDD, encoded by the exons atgctagggatcaaacctggctcttgTCCTGCAAG CCGAATGCGTAGTGACGGCTTTGATGAAGAAAGTCAGAGAGACTATTGGAGGCCAAATAATGACATTTCTGGGACAATGGAAGATGATTTTCTTAAGACTAAATCCTGGAATAAGAGGTTATATGATTGTGAATCTAACATGCCAGACAG ATGGGGTCACAGTGGTTATAAAGAGTTATACCCTGAAGAATTCGAAACAGACAG cagtGACCAGCAAGATATTACCAATGGGGAAAAAACATCTCCCCAGGTAAAATCATCTACTCATGAATCTCACAGAcacaagaaatcaaagaaatctcacaaaaaaaagcaaaaaaagaagtcacataaaaaacagaagaaaagcaaGAAGGAAGCCACAGATACAATTGCAGAAACTTCAAGTGAATGCTCCGAAGAAACTGGGGCTTCTAGTACCAGGAAAAGAAAGCAGTCACATAAACGTAAGAAAAAGTCCAGGAAAAAGTCTCTCAAAAAgtctgctctgtgcttagaaacagAAAGTGACTCAGATTCCCAGTCAGATGATGCATCTAGCAGCTCTGAGGAAAGAGACACTaagaaaaccaaaaggaaaaagaaagagaaaaaagttcatATCCCTGTCATTAACAATGAAATGCAGGAGAGGACAAACAGACGCACAAATTGGAAGGTGGCGACAGATGAAAGGTCAGATGAGAGTTCCGAAGATGACTGA